Genomic DNA from Fusarium oxysporum Fo47 chromosome IX, complete sequence:
AGCTTTACCGTGGCAAGACTGTCAAGTTTGCTGCCAACAAGCAGGTACTTTGCGGTCAGTGCAAGGGCTCTGGCGGCAAAGAGAAGGCCAAGTCTTCGTCCTGCGAGCGCTGCAAGGGCAATGGTATCGTTGAGGCCTTCCGTCAGATCGGTCCTGGTATGATGCGCCGTGAGACCGTTATTTGCGATCACTGCCAGGGTGCCGGTCAGGtcttcaaggagaaggacCGATGCAAGAAGTGCAAGGGCAAGCGAACAACacaggagaagaaggttctCGAAATTTACATTCCCAGAGGCTCCATGCAGGGCGAGCGTATTGTCCTGGAGGGTGAAGCCGACCAGTACCCAGACCAAACGCCTGGCGATATCGTCTTCACCCTTGTGGAAGAGCCCCACGATGTCTTCACTCGCATTGGACATGACCTGTCTGCTGAGCTGACTGTATCACTTGGAGAGGCTCTGTCAGGTTTCTCACGAACAGTATTCAAGCACCTCGATGGACGTGGCATTCACATCGAGCGACCTCAAGGCAAGATCCTGCGACCAGGTGACTGCCTCAAGGTCCCCGGCGAGGGTATGCCTATGAAACGTGGGGAGACCAAGGGTGACCTCTACCTGATTGTCAAGGTGGAGTTCCCTGAGGATGGCTGGCTGAAGAGCGAATCGGAGTACCAGACATTGCAAAAGATGCTGCCTCCTCCCCCTGCGAAtgttgaagctgaggaagttgatgaggtcgagtatgaggatgatgctgaCATCGAGAAGGTAAGCATATTTCTTCGTGACTGGGCTTGAAGCCAGTAGCTAACTCGGTGATAGATGGGTGAGAACTCTGGTGATGGCCGATTCGGTGGTGACTGGgaggacgacgaggacgatATGGGCGATGGCCAAGCTCAGTGCCAGACCCAGTGATCGGTGATATCTCTGCATCGACGAAGATGGAATATTCTTAGAGACGTGAAGTTTCTGCTCTGGATTAATGAAGTGATGACTATCTCACGATCAGGGGCAGGTTCGCTGCCATGGCGATGGCGGTGCTAGGGCAACAGGTTTATCAGTATCAGGGCCAAAGTCAGAGGCTTTCAGGGTGACATCAAAAGGAGAGACGACTGAAGACTTGTTCGTTTTGGAAAGGAAAATCCAAAATGGTATCATATCATGACAGACCATACACACCAAACCACACCACTCTTGGGTTCAAAGAAGGGACAGGTCTCGGTCTCCAAGGCCGAGAGATTCCGTTGCAGGAGATACATGATAGATAGACTCGTGCATAGACATATTGTAGAGGCTTGAGCTTTAAATTCCTGTAATCAATTGGCGAGATGTTGTGCAAGTGTGAGCGAGAACAAAGGAGAGCGAGGTGAAGTCTGAGGTGGGAAATTGCATCGTAGAGGTACCGACTTTAAAGTCGATACTTCAAAGTGGACCCACCACCTCTTTGGGCTCCTTTAGTCGAATCAACTTACACCAAACAACTCCAAAGTTGATCACTTCCTTTACGTTGACAAGTAGATGAGAGCCAACTTGTATGGGTGCTGACTCTGATGGCATTCTTTGACTCTTGCGGGCATACTCTGTCTGCACCTAAAGCATCCGATATGCCTAAAATCACACTACTCACTCAATCAACAGCCAACTGATGTATAAGAGCAAGGAGTTCTCCCTTATCTTCCGCTGCCCAACTGTTTATAGTCTCTCTGACAACATATCTTATTCAGAGTTTTTCGACTTGAGTACGATTTATATAAACACTCAAATCCATGCATATCGAGGGATCTGTCTCACAATCCCATCTATCTAGACCCACCCCCGCCAATTGACGTAATCCTGAACCTCCACCACTAACATCAGCACCAACCTAACTCCTCCAGCAATCTCATACCCAACTTCCACAATGTCACGCAAAGGCGTAGGCCTTGCGGCCTTTGACCGCTCACGCCTCACATCAGCACAATTCGCATCACATGGCTCTTCCCTGCGCGCCAATAACGCCCAAGCTCTCGAAACACAGCTCGCCGTGTTCCGCTCCCTCCTCCAGCAGTTCGCAAACACACACGCTCGCGATATCCGCTCCGATCCCGCTTTTCGCGCCCAATTTGCTCGCATGTGCGCTGCCATCGGTGTAGATCCACTAGCGAGCAGCAATAGCAACAGTAGCTCGGATGGAAGCTCCATATGGGCGCAGTTGCTCGGAAAGACGGTCAACGATTTCTACTTTGAGCTCGCTGTAAGGATTGTTGAGGTCTGCGGTGCCACGCGCGGGGAGAACGGAGGTCTTATCGGTCTGGCGGAGCTCAGAGAGCGAGTTGCCGCAGGACGTATGGATGGCGCTGATCCCattgctgatgatgatgtccGGCGCGCGGTACAGACGCTTGCTCCGCTAGGCGGCGCGTATGCTGTCGTGCGTGTAGGTCGAAAGGAATATGTGCGGAGCGTACCCCGTGAACTCAACGATGACCAAGTCTCGGTCGTTGAGGCGGCGCAAGTCCTGGGTTATGTGAGTGTCGGCATGCTGAGGGATAACCTGGGCTGGGATAGGGCACGCGCCCGAACCGTGATAGACGATCTCGTTGCAGGCGGCATGCTGTGGGTTGACAAGCAGACAAAGGGCGAGTGGGAGTATTGGAGTCCTGGGTTTATggccgaggctgctgctcCGGATGAAGGCGACTGAAGCACCCCAATGCACTGACTTCTCCCTTCTGCGGAGTGTCTCGAAACGCGGCAGGCTATATGACTATTGTGGCAAAGCAGAAGCCCCGACCGTGGATCTCATAAGACAAAGCGAGAGTGCTTGAAACTCATGAGGCGCCTGCCTTGTTTTGGTTCCGTCATGCAGTCAGGCTACCCGGCTTACATACCGAGTCTCCATCACTCACCTCGCATGCCATGGTGGGTTGATCATTTAAGGGACATTTCGCATCCGCAAATAGTCCCGGCACAGCAGTCCGAAGCCACCATCAGGAtttccagccatgatgtCACATGGGAGATGTGAAGAACCCTTCCGAAATGATAGGGCCCCGAGGCCTTTCGCTCAAAGCTTTAGACAGATGTCACTCACGTATCAGAGTTATTATTCACATCTCCTCAAATTAGGCTCTAACAGGCCAACCAGGTAATTCTACTATAGAAGGtgtataaaaaagataaaaataCTAGTTCATTTCATTAACCAGCAACTCGCACATGCAAACATACACATCTTACCACTTCCCCTCCACATTGCCCTTATCCTTAACCAGAAATTCTCTTGTAGATACATGTTCAACAGCCTGAGTTCAGGACGGGCACCGGTCCAACTCACCCCCTCATCTCGGGTATATACTTGTCAAGCGACACGACCCATCCGAGCATGGGTTTCAACATCATCCACCCATCGCCAAGAAGTCAATATTGGTTCACTCCTTCGTCACCAGGTTTCCCTCCTCTTTAAATGCTTTAGCCGTTCCTAATGCCATCTTCTACCTGTCTTCATTGGCGTGGCTGAGCTCGGATCGGCGCTTGAGATGGAGTCGCTTAGTAGGGAGGGTTGGGGCCACCCATGCCAGGAGGAGGGTAGTCATCGGGGCGGCCTGGTCGCATATCACCAGCGTTGGATCGACGGTCGTCACCGAAGTGCTTCTTGCGGAGAGCTGCGAgacgcttcttcttggtgatggtgttgatgtaggtgccgatgatgaaggacacaatgttgaagaaggggaCCCAGAGCTGGTCAGGGAGGAACTTCTGAGCAAAAGCCAGGCAGATAGGCGAGGTGATCCACGAGACCCGCATCACCTTCCAGAAGCCGACCTTGACGGTAGCACGAACCTGATGGTAGGTGCGAGCGCCGGCAATGAGAGCCATAGCAACGAGGTAGACGCTGTTCTGGATAGGAGCGATCTAGGGGTTGTGTTAGCGACTGATGATACAAAACTGGGTCCCTCAAATCTCGCTCAAGTTGCGTCCCCAAGTTTTCTATGAACATGAACGTCCTTCAATCGCCTCACTTGCAATTTGATCGTACAGGCTTGTTCTATCAAACCATCGATCTCTGCCTCTAAATGCGCACGAGCTGGACAATCAAGGAATGTTGTTTGTAACTTACAATGAGATTGCTGACAAGAATCTGCAGAATCTTGGCGCGCAGGCTGGTACGGCCCTTGAAAGCCTTCTGGAGCGCCCAGATGAGGAAATGGCCTAGAGGAGCGCTGATGAGAGCACCATATGCGGCCATCTTGGGAACACGAGCAGTGAAGTAGTTGCCGTGCTTGTTGCGGTCCTTGGCGAGCCATGAAGCGACGAGCTCCTGTGTACCAGCAAGAGTACCAGCGGTGAGCATCTTGGTGCGCAGAGGGTTgtcctcaagctctttgatGTAAGCCTATCAGGTCGTTAGTCATGATCAGTGTGGTTTTCCTCCGGGATCATGCGGAGCCATAGCATCATAGCTTGGGGAAGTAGCTTATGCGCGTTCTAGCTTCCGGCATCCTGAGCAGGTCGGGTCTCCAACGTACCGCCAGATAACCCTTAGTACCAGCGTTCTTCATACCACCAGTCAAAGCTGTACCGATCACAGCAGAGACGGGGTGGTGGCCCTTTGTGCCGGGAATCTTGCCAGCTTCGGCCTGGTCAAGCATGTCGCCCATCTTCTCAGTGGCATCGTGGACCTTTTCCGACACCTTGGTGACGGTTTCACTCTTGAAGTCAACCATGCTTGCTATTATTCGGCTATatggcggtgatggtgaagggTATGATTAAGTAAGAAGCGCGTTCTAGTTCGAGGTCCagataagaatattatttTGATCCGACTCAGAGCAAATTGCTCCAGATTGAATGATGCCTTTTGATCTGTTCGACCTTGGTTTGTTTTCACGGCGCGCTATGTCctttcgtcgtcgtcgtgaTCGTCCTCGTCAGATGTTatcgtcaaagtcaacaCGGCCGCGACGGCGTCATCAACGGGTCGAGTC
This window encodes:
- a CDS encoding ESCRT-II subunit protein SNF8 gives rise to the protein MSRKGVGLAAFDRSRLTSAQFASHGSSLRANNAQALETQLAVFRSLLQQFANTHARDIRSDPAFRAQFARMCAAIGVDPLASSNSNSSSDGSSIWAQLLGKTVNDFYFELAVRIVEVCGATRGENGGLIGLAELRERVAAGRMDGADPIADDDVRRAVQTLAPLGGAYAVVRVGRKEYVRSVPRELNDDQVSVVEAAQVLGYVSVGMLRDNLGWDRARARTVIDDLVAGGMLWVDKQTKGEWEYWSPGFMAEAAAPDEGD